Within Hydrogenophaga sp. PAMC20947, the genomic segment TAGGGCCACTGCGGCGCGCGTTCGCGCCGGTAGGCCAGTGTGACGCCGGACTGACGGGCCAGTGCCTCGCCGCAGGTATCAACCAACCCGTCGGGCACGTCGAACACCGTCATGGCATTGGCCGAGAACCCCAGCTCGTGGTGTCGCACCACCACACCGAATCGCTTGAGCGTGCCGCGTTCGATCCAGGCGTCCAGCGTTGTCAGCACCTGGTCGACAGACATGCCGCAGGCCTGGGCCCAGAGGTCGTAGGGCCTGGATACAGGCTGCAACCCCGCCTCCACCTGCTGGGCCAACCGCCAGTCGCCGGCACCGAGGGGCGATACGCATGCGGCCCGATCGGCGCGCATGGGCACCGGCGCCGTGGCATGGCGCAGGTCGAAACCAAGATCGATGCGGTAGGCGCGCTGCAGACGAAGGCGAAGCGCGGGCAGGCCTGTGGCCTGCTCCAAGGTCAACATGGCCGTTTCCACCGCAGCCGCATCGCGCCCTGTCATCACGAACCAGAGGTTGAAATCGTGCTCGCGCTGGTAGTTGTGGTTCACACCCGGGTGGGCCGACACCAATGCCGCCACCTCGGCCATGCGCGCTTGTGGCACCGCCATGGCGGCGAGCAGGCCAGCCCCTCCAGCACCGGGGGAAAAGACCCCGCCGATGCGGCTGATCGCACCCGCCCGCTGCAACCGGTCACAGGCGTCGAGTACCGCCTGTTCACACAGATCCAGACGCTCGCCAAGCACA encodes:
- a CDS encoding Lrp/AsnC family transcriptional regulator, whose protein sequence is MDTRALKPLAEGSADLALLNGWQHGFPLVREPFAVLGERLDLCEQAVLDACDRLQRAGAISRIGGVFSPGAGGAGLLAAMAVPQARMAEVAALVSAHPGVNHNYQREHDFNLWFVMTGRDAAAVETAMLTLEQATGLPALRLRLQRAYRIDLGFDLRHATAPVPMRADRAACVSPLGAGDWRLAQQVEAGLQPVSRPYDLWAQACGMSVDQVLTTLDAWIERGTLKRFGVVVRHHELGFSANAMTVFDVPDGLVDTCGEALARQSGVTLAYRRERAPQWPYNLYCMVHGTDRAVVHEVLERVRVAAGLDDYRRAVLFSTRRFKQTGARRFRDVPGLPSGGPPQEVLHAVA